accagggaagtccctagcaggttcttattagtcatcaattttatacacatcagtgtatacatgtcagtcccaatcgcccaattcatcacaccaccacccctaccccccgGGAAGCCCCTTTTAAATGGGACTGACCATCCTGTTTCTTAGGGTTGGGGTTCGGCAAGAGCACATTCACACCCTGCCTTCACCAGCCATCACAACTGTAGAAAATTCCTTGCTGCACCCCACCCTGAGCCAGTGGTAACGACTGCTTCTCACTCAGGACTGGATTTCCAAAGCGTTGCCAGAACCCTCTGCCAGAGCCCCGTGAATAGGTGACCCAGAAAAGGCACATCCTGCTTTTTTCCTCGGGTGTCCTGGGACACTCTGAGCTCCCTGCAAAGTCTGGACACCAAGGGAAGTGTTACAAAGAAGCCCTGGTATTGTTCTGGAGAGATGGCGTTCACACTGTCAGCATGGTTACCGGCTTGAGACAGAGGGGCCACCCGCCCACAGATTTGTGTCACCCagataggattttcttttttttttcccccccctcaAATGCAGGCCTCCTGCTGCCTGGGTGACCCGGCTGATCCCAAGCCAGTGATGATATCACCACCACCAGGAGCAGGGGCAGCAGCTCTTGCTGTTAATTGCTGGCTGTCTGACGGTCTTGGGGGTAAACACTTGATCCCCCTGTACCAGCTCCCCAAATCCTCACAACTCTGGGAAAGAGGCTGTTAACCCCATCATATGGAAAAGGAGACCTAGAACAGTCAGGTGCTTACTCAGTGGTCAAGGCGGTCACCCGCAGCCTCCCACTCACGGCCACTCTCTGCCAACTGCCTGGGCCCCAGTGTCCTTTCACTGATACCAACTTCCACCCCCTGTGTCTAAGATCAGCCTGAGTGCACAGATTTCAGGATCAGCCAGAGCCTCCCGCCACTCTTTGAAAGCCTGCTTTGGGAGCAGATTGGCTTCCACGGCAGCTTTTGGCATTAGGAAGTGTGAAAATGTCCTGGTAGCTACAATCTGTGAGCTGGCAGAGCTCAGAGCCCCGTTCTcagcagccccccccccccacacacacacaagcttgtTCAAAGGAGCTCCGCTCTGGGGGAGAAAGTGAAGCTGTTGCCTATGGAATCGCAGTTAAAATGAGGGCGAAAAAGGCTTTTGCTTCAGTTCTGCAGATGGTCAAGGAACTTGTGTTTCTTAGCCAGAATTTTCTAGATCCTTTGGCTGGAACCATCTGGATAATTGCCTCAAGCTTCTGTGTGGTTCTCACTAGGTCGGCCCAAGTGAGAGGGGCTGTGGTGGTCCAGGGAAAGCTGGAGGTCAGAGCCTGGAGTGCGGTGACTTCCAGTCTCTGAGCCTTGGATTTCCTGTCTGTGAAGTGGGAGGCTACACTGGCTTGGATGGCAGAGTTCTGTCTTTTTTCCAGCTCTGAAGATCTAGGGTATGTCACCACTGGAAGTTCAGCAAATGACATGGCAGCTCAAGAGGGTGAAGCAGGGATGCCTCAGACGCCCAGTGCCTGGACCACATCCATACAAGGAGTGGAGGAAAGTAGCAGGACCTACTCCACAGCAGGCCACAGGCAGCGGGTGGCCAGCACACTCCCACTTGGTCAAGGAAAGGTCGGTATTATTGTTCtgactttacagatgtggaagctgaggcccagggaggttaagtatcttgcccaaCTGCAGAGCAGGGGGCAGGAGCCCGGATCCAGACCCACTCTACCATCACCATTCTTTCCATGCCCGCCCCTGACCTTCTGAGCGCCTGAAAACGTTCTTTCAGTCTTTGAGCTGCACACATCAACTGCTGTCATCAACTGCTGCTTAAACCATAACCTTGGAAGTGAGGGTGAGGTTTGCTGAGTTTCCACCAAGGTTCCCTGCCAGGCAACTATGCTACAAAACAGCTTTTCCTCCCCAGTATGTTAGTAGGAGGCAAGCAGATTGCTACAGCCTTCTGTCTTCTTCCAGACAAGAGTGGTGGGCTGGCCCTGACTCAGGAGACAAAGGGATCTGGCAGCACCAAAGCCAGAGGAGAAGGCTGACTCCAGGGGGCTGGTCTCTGCAGATAGCCCTGAGCTGCCGCTGGGGTCATAGGTAGGAAGGACACCCTTTTCCCCTTAAAAGATACAAGCTCCTCCACCTGGCCCTTCATGACCTGGCCCTGGCCCACCTTTCCAAGCTCAACACCTACTTCCTGGACATCCTAGGGCCACCAGGCTCACAGAGCCTGCCCACAAGTTTCTACCAACTTTCCCATTCTTCTACCTCTTCCTCTAAGTCTTTAATACCCAGCTGAAATCTTACCTCCTCTAAGGAGCTTTCCCAGGTCTCCACCAAGAAGCACGCTCTCCTTCTGCTCACTCCCACTGTGACTCTGGAATCCACCACCTGCATGGACTTCTTTTGGTAGGATTGGTGTTTCCTGGCCAGCTACTAGGCATCAAGCCCTGTGCTATGCAATTTCATCTAATCCGTGatctcgtttaatcctcatgacaattGTGAGGTAGGGAATTCCTCTTGTACCCATTTAAGCAGATGGGGAAAAGGAAGCTCTCTTACCCAAGGTCTTGGAGCTAATAGGGGCAGAGTCACTCTTTGTCACTTATACCACCTGCTTCCCACTTCATAAGGAAGTTGGCATTTCCCTCGTAAAATGTAAACACTGGAGGACAGGGCCTGCGTTTCATTCATCATATGAGGCCCTGGGGTGCCCCTCTTCATGAGTGCTGAATCGAATCTGATCACACCTTGTGCCTATTGCAGAAATGCCACCACAAGAGCCCTCTTTGTGAGTGGCCAAGGCCTTCCAGGAGGGAAACGCTTTAAATTGGCTGACAGCTAACTGACTGGCAGCCTCGTGGAAGATAAGACTGGGGAGagagccagggggagggaggcaagATTGCAGGGGCTAGGAGGGggctgagaggaggaggaggaggaagtctCCTGGTTGAATTTGGCCACCTTGCAGTTACTTGGAGTACAAGATCTGGAGTTGCCAGACGCGgcctcaaatcccagctcttctgcAGTAGCTGGGATAGCCTGGGCAAGTCGCtacacctctctgagcttcagtttcctcatccgtaaagtGGGCCTGTTGCTCACGTTGAACCTCCCACCCCCCGGGGCTGATGCCGGGAGGAACGAGGTTGTGGATGAGGGAGAGAGTGGGTGCTGCCTGCCAGAAACCTGTGACAGTGCTGTTaccacctttattttatttatttattcattcattcattcattcatgcatttttggctgcgttgggtctacgttgctgcgcacaggctttctctagctgcagcgagcgggggctactcttcgttgcggtgcgcgggcttctcattacagtggcttgtctttgttgtggagcacgggctctaggcgcacaggcttcagtagctgtggcacatgggttcagtagttgtggcttgagagcgcaggctcagtagttctggcgcatgggcttagttgctctgcggcatgtgggatcttctgggaccagggctcaaacccatgtgccctgcattggcaggcggattcttaacccctgcgccaccagggaagtcccctgttacCTCCTTTACATGGGACAGTTGGAGAATCAGCCCAAGCTGAAATGCCCTCCCTGTGAAACCACTGGGCCCTGAAGGCCTGGGGGCAGCATGGAACTCACAGAATCACAGACTCATACTAAGGATCTTGGAGACAACTCAGGCTGGCTTTCTTACTCTGAGAGACAGCACTACATGATGGGCCGTTAGTCAGCTCTGCCAGCAGATGGGCCTGGCTTCAAATCCAGCCCCCACTTGTATGTGGCCTGGTTCCTCATCTTtaatatggaattaaaaataattcctctgCCACAGCTCTTTGGGAGGATCAGAGACCCAGGCAATGACAGATGGTTTTAGTGTTAAATatggggaactgaggctcagagaaggaagaaaattcacTCACAGTCACACAGTAGATTAGCAGCAGAACAAGGTCTATGCCCAGGCTCTACCCCAAAGCCAAGGCCTGGGCTTGTCCTTGGACAGCTGCAGCCTTACCTCAAAGAAGGCCGAGATGGGGAGTGTTGAAGGCCGAGGAATTCACACTGAGAGCTCTTGTGGTATTCTGTGTCTCGCTGAGCTGAGGCCACTGCTTGGGTTGCTTATGGCCAGAGAATGTCAAAAAGCCTGTGTCAGAGCCTGGGATCGTGTGTCCAGCCTGGGGTCTGATCCACAATATTACCCAGGGCTTTGTGATgtcacccctctgagcctcagtttctcagctTGCCAAATCAGAGTAAGGCTCCGTGGCACGGTGAGGAATTCTGTGAAGGGACAGAGCTATTTTCATAACAACTACCGCTGAGCTCTTGTCCTGAATCAAGCCCTGTGCCATCACTCGCCGTGGCTTTGTTTGGTCCTCATAACACCCCTGTACAGCGGAAACCCAGCTTGCAGATAAATGGCTGGGAAGGGGTAGAACCAGGGTCTGAGCTCCGatcctgttccctcttcctgaaacACTCACCCCTCCTCTTTCCAGACCTAACTCGGGCTCCTTCTTTGGGTTCAGCATAGTCCTAGCTTCCTCTGGAAGGATCCCTTGGCCACAAGCTGGGTCGGGCACCTGCTCTGGCGCACAGTGCTGGGTCTGCCCCTCTGCGTTGAGActgtttctccctctcctccaccagACAGGGAACCCCATGATGCAGGGACCTTATCACGCTCATGActgtatccccagagcctagaactGTGCTcagcatacagcaggtgctcgataaatatttgcCGAATGACTGAAGGCATTGTGCCAGCATCGGGATGCCAGCTGGGCCCCGAGGGAGCAGGGGAGATGGAAGGAAAACTCCTGGACTCCTGCCACGCCTTCCATTAGCGGCATCTTCCCCGAGTCCGACAGCCGGCCCCCTGGGACGCCGTTTGAGGCAGCTGAATTCCGGGCACTGCTTCACTTTGGAAAGGCAGCCACAGCCCTCATCAAGCAGCCCGGTAATTGACGTCACAGCGGTGCCAGGAGCTGCCCCGTTAATATTTAATGCAGACTCCGCTGCGACAGAGCTGCAGGCTGGAAGGGCTGAGGGGCCTGCAGAGTCCCCAAAGGGTCGTGAGGAGGGCACAGATGGGAAAGGGCTTCCTAAACCGGAAAGCCCCCAGCAGATGAGCATTACACCAACGCGTTTTAGGCCCTGGCTTAACTCAGAAAGAGCCAGGGCAGCACGTGCCTGCCGTGGGACAAGGAGACTGCTGACTGAGCCCTGGTGATAACTATGTGGGGGATTAGGGACTCCCGGGAACGTTTCCTGGAGACAGTGGAGGACAGAGCCCTGGCGCCGGCCAGACCTGGACTCCACCCCAGGTTTGCACTgtgcagctgtgtgacctgggcagcAGCTGCACCACTGAGCTCTCAGTTCTCTGATCTGTGCAATGGGCATAATGATACCCTCCCTGAGAGGCTTTTGTGAGAATTAACAAAAACGAATGATGTGAAGGACCCAACTCATCACACAGTAGGACCTCAGCAGATTCTGGAGTGCCTTCTCCCAAACCAGGTGTGTGGGTGTTTCATGCATTCATTGGCTGAGGTGAtgttggaagggaagaaggagcgAGGTTTGGACTTGTCACCATGGTGGGGCACCACCCCAGAGAGACATCAGAGGATGGACAGAGAGCCCAAGATGGCAGGAACAGAAGGGCCCTTGTGGACCATCTCTTCTGATTGAACCCCTCATTTGACAGAGGAGGATGCTGAGGGCCCCGGAGGGAGTAGACCAGCCCAGAGGCTCATGCTGCAGAGCCGGGGTCTGACCTGGTCTGCAGTCACCGGCCTGAGACTGCATCCACTGAGGGATTTACCCAAGGCCACCCTCTCAGTGGGGGAGGCAGGTGACATGATGAGATCCTCTGTTCCCTGGCCTCTGCTTCTCTGGCCTGGACAAGGCAGGAGcctcatcctccccacccccttcctggtCTCCCTCCAGCATGTTTCCCTACAAATCCCGGGAGCTTCACAAAATGTAAATCCGACCACGTCATCCCCTGCTTAAAAGGCTTCTGTGGGCCCAAACTCAGGGTTGCCAGAGAAAATACAGGAGGCCCCGTTaaaactgaatttcagataaacaatggtTTTTTAGTATAAGAATGTCCCAGATACTGCATGCacataattatacttaaaaattatttgttgtttatctgaaattcagagtTAACAGGAcaacctgtatttttatttgctaaacatGGCAATCCTATGCAAACTGCCTTCAGGGAAATGTTGAAGTGTTTAACTGGCCTCCGAGGCCCATTGGGGTCCCAAGCTcatcctttccctctcttccacaTGAACTCTCTGCTTCAGAAACAGCTCTTTGCCTTTACTTGAGAATCCCGAGCTCTCCGTCTCCTCTGGCCTTTGCAGATGCTGTTCTTCCACTGGAACCATCTCGGTGCCTCCACGCCGCCTGCTGCCCCACCGTGCTTGACCTGACATCCTTCAGGCCTCAGAAGGGTTGCtgcttcctcctggaagccttcttGGCTCTCCAGGCCTGGGTAGTACCTCTTCTGGGTTGCCACCGTGCCTTGGGCAGGTCCTCCATCTGTTCTGGTCCCTTGATGAAGAGTAGGGATTCAGCAGACATTTGTTGCATTTGCTAAATTCCACAGCCCCTCGCACTTCCCCTAGCAAAAGTTTCCCCTCTTTCATCCAAGTCCTAtgtgctcagatgtcacctcttctcagagaggcctttcctgaccatccTGGCTGAAACAGGACACACACACCTGCTgtcccgccccaccccgccccagccccaCCAGTCACTCCCTGTCCCATTACCCTGTCTCATCCTGTCCACGGCTTTTACTGCTCTCGGAAATCACGATTTATTCACTTATTGACCCACCGTCCATCTCCTCCACTGGGCAGCAGCTTCCACAAGGGCAGGGGCCATAATGGCTCGTTCCTTGCCATCTCCCTAGCGTCT
Above is a genomic segment from Balaenoptera musculus isolate JJ_BM4_2016_0621 chromosome 14, mBalMus1.pri.v3, whole genome shotgun sequence containing:
- the LOC118906854 gene encoding uncharacterized protein LOC118906854, with translation MELQTSLRGSREGKGTRARLPQASGPVLVSGQMGATSNLGGGPTPAALPPASSSDFRMGGSPHTMRTPGAGEWNQNDAGEQSKSGSALHRVQVVAAETRRDRALLTSSEDLGYVTTGSSANDMAAQEGEAGMPQTPSAWTTSIQGVEESSRTYSTAGHRQRVASTLPLGQGKVGIIVLTLQMWKLRPREVKYLAQLQSRGQEPGSRPTLPSPFFPCPPLTF
- the C14H22orf24 gene encoding LOW QUALITY PROTEIN: uncharacterized protein C22orf24 homolog (The sequence of the model RefSeq protein was modified relative to this genomic sequence to represent the inferred CDS: deleted 1 base in 1 codon; substituted 1 base at 1 genomic stop codon), giving the protein MTIVRPNSGSFFGFSIVLASSGRIPWPQAGSGTCSGAQCWVCPSAEPHDAGTLSRSXLYPQSLELCSAYSRCSINICRMTEGIVPASGCQWAPREQGRWKENSWTPATPSISGIFPESDSRPPGTPFEAAEFRALLHFGKAATALIKQPGN